The DNA sequence TCGGAACTGTAGATCATTAGTTCTTCATTGAATAAGAAGTCCTGGTAGAATTCATCCGCAGTGTCATAAGGAGTAGAAATAATTCCGGCATCCAGTTCACCAGCCTTTAAAGCTTTAATAATACTATCGGTCGTCATCTCTTTTACGTTCATCTGAATTTTCGGGTTCTCATCTAAGAATTTGAAAATTTCGGTAGGAAGAATAAAAGAAGAAACTGTAGGAATAATTCCCAGGTTAATCGTCCCCCCTAAAATGTTATTTAATAGGTTGGCCTTATTTCTCAGTTCATTGACAGATTCTATAATTACCTTCGCCTGATCGATAATTTGAAGTCCAACATCTGTTGTACGGATAGGGTGTGTAGTCCTGTCGAACACCTTTACATCCAGTTCATCCTCAAATTTCTGTATCATTGCACTTAGTGTAGGTTGCGTAATGAAGCATGCTTGAGCTGCTTTTCCAAAATGTTTATACTTATCTACAGCGATAAGATACTCCAATTGCTGAATGTTCATCTGATTAATATTATCTATTACAAAGATATGATGTTTTTGCTATAAGCAATTAAAAATTCGACTAAATTTGATATTTCTTACGTCCCAAACAACACAATAAACAAATCAAATCTAACTATATGGATTCCAAAAAATTAACATTAAGCAGCGGTGCTCCGTATTTTGAGCACCAGGATTCTCAGACCGTAGGGCAGAGGGGTCCTGTTTTATTACAAGACTTTATACTTCAGGAAAATTTAGCCCATTTTGTAAGAGAAAGAATTCCCGAAAGGATTGTTCATGCTAAAGGAAGTG is a window from the Chryseobacterium sp. T16E-39 genome containing:
- a CDS encoding LysR substrate-binding domain-containing protein; this translates as MNIQQLEYLIAVDKYKHFGKAAQACFITQPTLSAMIQKFEDELDVKVFDRTTHPIRTTDVGLQIIDQAKVIIESVNELRNKANLLNNILGGTINLGIIPTVSSFILPTEIFKFLDENPKIQMNVKEMTTDSIIKALKAGELDAGIISTPYDTADEFYQDFLFNEELMIYSSDTQANKKNSYVVPEELNVEKVWLLEEGNCLRNQFENICHLKENTLKPKNLDFLASNIQTLVHMVDKVGGISILPELALSQLSEEQKSKVFRFKKPFPYREISIIYYKPTFKQKIIDELSSSIQSSLKERLNYNESPKDFVSIKPQ